From Pempheris klunzingeri isolate RE-2024b chromosome 18, fPemKlu1.hap1, whole genome shotgun sequence, a single genomic window includes:
- the LOC139218124 gene encoding potassium channel subfamily K member 2-like isoform X3, translating into MRWKTVSAIFFLVVLYLIIGATVFRALEQPHESSQKLAILAEKLDFLAMHACVNSSELEDLVKQVVSAVRAGVNPSGNASNQTSLWDISSSFFFAGTVITTIGFGNISPHTEGGRIFCIIYALLGIPLFGFLLAGVGDQLGTIFGKGIAKVEKMIVKWKVSQTKIRVFSTLLFILFGCLIFVALPAVIFKHIEGWSTLESIYFVVITLTTIGFGDFVAGGSESPEYLDYYKPVVWFWILVGLAYFAAVLSMIGDWFRVISKKTKEEVGEFRAHAAEWTANVSAEFKETRRRLSVDIYDKFQRAASIKRKLSSELGINASINQEMTPCKRTLSANLCEDREAYHNMTLSLSPVTGSLARNGSLYLNGLSPDYADRREIAIIENLK; encoded by the exons ATGAGGTGGAAAACTGTGTCAGCCATCTTCTTCTTGGTGGTGCTTTACCTCATTATTGGTGCAACGGTGTTCAGAGCTCTGGAGCAGCCTCATGAGAGCTCCCAAAAGCTGGCCATACTTGCAGAAAAACTGGACTTCTTGGCCATGCACGCCTGCGTTAACTCTTCTGAGCTGGAGGATTTGGTCAAG cAAGTGGTTTCAGCAGTCCGAGCAGGTGTGAACCCTTCAGGAAATGCATCCAATCAGACGAGCCTCTGGGACATCagctcctcctttttctttgctGGGACGGTTATCACCACGATCG GATTCGGGAACATCTCTCCTCACACAGAAGGTGGACGGATCTTCTGTATCATTTACGCTCTCCTGGGGATTCCCCTATTTGGATTCTTATTGGCTGGTGTCGGGGATCAATTAGGGACCATTTTCGGGAAGGGCATCGCCAAAGTAGAGAAGATGATTGTG AAGTGGAAAGTCAGTCAGACAAAGATCCGTGTCTTCTCCACGCTGCTCTTCATCCTGTTCGGGTGTCTCATCTTCGTGGCTCTGCCAGCCGTCATCTTCAAGCACATCGAGGGCTGGAGCACGCTCGAGTCCATCTACTTTGTCGTCATCACCCTGACCACGATCGGCTTCGGAGACTTTGTCGCTG GTGGTTCAGAGAGTCCAGAGTATCTGGACTACTACAAGCCTGTGGTGTGGTTCTGGATCCTGGTGGGCCTGGCGTACtttgctgctgtgctcagtATGATTGGAGACTGGTTCCGGGTCATCTCCAAGAAAACTAAAGAGGAG GTTGGGGAGTTTCGGGCTCACGCAGCAGAGTGGACAGCCAACGTGTCGGCAGAGTTCAAAGAGACCCGGAGGCGGCTCAGCGTTGACATCTATGACAAGTTCCAGCGTGCTGCGTCCATCAAGCGCAAGCTGTCATCCGAGCTAGGTATTAACGCATCCATCAACCAGGAAATGACCCCTTGCAAGAGGACGCTGTCGGCCAACCtgtgtgaggacagagaggctTATCACAACATGACTCTCTCCCTCAGTCCCGTCACCGGGTCCTTGGCCAGGAACGGCAGCCTCTACCTGAACGGCCTCAGCCCAGACTATGCTGACCGGCGGGAGATCGCCATCATCGAAAATCTGAAATGA
- the LOC139218124 gene encoding potassium channel subfamily K member 2-like isoform X2 produces the protein MRWKTVSAIFFLVVLYLIIGATVFRALEQPHESSQKLAILAEKLDFLAMHACVNSSELEDLVKQVVSAVRAGVNPSGNASNQTSLWDISSSFFFAGTVITTIGFGNISPHTEGGRIFCIIYALLGIPLFGFLLAGVGDQLGTIFGKGIAKVEKMIVKWKVSQTKIRVFSTLLFILFGCLIFVALPAVIFKHIEGWSTLESIYFVVITLTTIGFGDFVAGEKGGSESPEYLDYYKPVVWFWILVGLAYFAAVLSMIGDWFRVISKKTKEEVGEFRAHAAEWTANVSAEFKETRRRLSVDIYDKFQRAASIKRKLSSELGINASINQEMTPCKRTLSANLCEDREAYHNMTLSLSPVTGSLARNGSLYLNGLSPDYADRREIAIIENLK, from the exons ATGAGGTGGAAAACTGTGTCAGCCATCTTCTTCTTGGTGGTGCTTTACCTCATTATTGGTGCAACGGTGTTCAGAGCTCTGGAGCAGCCTCATGAGAGCTCCCAAAAGCTGGCCATACTTGCAGAAAAACTGGACTTCTTGGCCATGCACGCCTGCGTTAACTCTTCTGAGCTGGAGGATTTGGTCAAG cAAGTGGTTTCAGCAGTCCGAGCAGGTGTGAACCCTTCAGGAAATGCATCCAATCAGACGAGCCTCTGGGACATCagctcctcctttttctttgctGGGACGGTTATCACCACGATCG GATTCGGGAACATCTCTCCTCACACAGAAGGTGGACGGATCTTCTGTATCATTTACGCTCTCCTGGGGATTCCCCTATTTGGATTCTTATTGGCTGGTGTCGGGGATCAATTAGGGACCATTTTCGGGAAGGGCATCGCCAAAGTAGAGAAGATGATTGTG AAGTGGAAAGTCAGTCAGACAAAGATCCGTGTCTTCTCCACGCTGCTCTTCATCCTGTTCGGGTGTCTCATCTTCGTGGCTCTGCCAGCCGTCATCTTCAAGCACATCGAGGGCTGGAGCACGCTCGAGTCCATCTACTTTGTCGTCATCACCCTGACCACGATCGGCTTCGGAGACTTTGTCGCTGGTGAAAAAG GTGGTTCAGAGAGTCCAGAGTATCTGGACTACTACAAGCCTGTGGTGTGGTTCTGGATCCTGGTGGGCCTGGCGTACtttgctgctgtgctcagtATGATTGGAGACTGGTTCCGGGTCATCTCCAAGAAAACTAAAGAGGAG GTTGGGGAGTTTCGGGCTCACGCAGCAGAGTGGACAGCCAACGTGTCGGCAGAGTTCAAAGAGACCCGGAGGCGGCTCAGCGTTGACATCTATGACAAGTTCCAGCGTGCTGCGTCCATCAAGCGCAAGCTGTCATCCGAGCTAGGTATTAACGCATCCATCAACCAGGAAATGACCCCTTGCAAGAGGACGCTGTCGGCCAACCtgtgtgaggacagagaggctTATCACAACATGACTCTCTCCCTCAGTCCCGTCACCGGGTCCTTGGCCAGGAACGGCAGCCTCTACCTGAACGGCCTCAGCCCAGACTATGCTGACCGGCGGGAGATCGCCATCATCGAAAATCTGAAATGA
- the LOC139218124 gene encoding potassium channel subfamily K member 2-like isoform X1, whose protein sequence is MRWKTVSAIFFLVVLYLIIGATVFRALEQPHESSQKLAILAEKLDFLAMHACVNSSELEDLVKQVVSAVRAGVNPSGNASNQTSLWDISSSFFFAGTVITTIGFGNISPHTEGGRIFCIIYALLGIPLFGFLLAGVGDQLGTIFGKGIAKVEKMIVKWKVSQTKIRVFSTLLFILFGCLIFVALPAVIFKHIEGWSTLESIYFVVITLTTIGFGDFVAGEKGHFTAGGSESPEYLDYYKPVVWFWILVGLAYFAAVLSMIGDWFRVISKKTKEEVGEFRAHAAEWTANVSAEFKETRRRLSVDIYDKFQRAASIKRKLSSELGINASINQEMTPCKRTLSANLCEDREAYHNMTLSLSPVTGSLARNGSLYLNGLSPDYADRREIAIIENLK, encoded by the exons ATGAGGTGGAAAACTGTGTCAGCCATCTTCTTCTTGGTGGTGCTTTACCTCATTATTGGTGCAACGGTGTTCAGAGCTCTGGAGCAGCCTCATGAGAGCTCCCAAAAGCTGGCCATACTTGCAGAAAAACTGGACTTCTTGGCCATGCACGCCTGCGTTAACTCTTCTGAGCTGGAGGATTTGGTCAAG cAAGTGGTTTCAGCAGTCCGAGCAGGTGTGAACCCTTCAGGAAATGCATCCAATCAGACGAGCCTCTGGGACATCagctcctcctttttctttgctGGGACGGTTATCACCACGATCG GATTCGGGAACATCTCTCCTCACACAGAAGGTGGACGGATCTTCTGTATCATTTACGCTCTCCTGGGGATTCCCCTATTTGGATTCTTATTGGCTGGTGTCGGGGATCAATTAGGGACCATTTTCGGGAAGGGCATCGCCAAAGTAGAGAAGATGATTGTG AAGTGGAAAGTCAGTCAGACAAAGATCCGTGTCTTCTCCACGCTGCTCTTCATCCTGTTCGGGTGTCTCATCTTCGTGGCTCTGCCAGCCGTCATCTTCAAGCACATCGAGGGCTGGAGCACGCTCGAGTCCATCTACTTTGTCGTCATCACCCTGACCACGATCGGCTTCGGAGACTTTGTCGCTGGTGAAAAAGGtcacttca CTGCAGGTGGTTCAGAGAGTCCAGAGTATCTGGACTACTACAAGCCTGTGGTGTGGTTCTGGATCCTGGTGGGCCTGGCGTACtttgctgctgtgctcagtATGATTGGAGACTGGTTCCGGGTCATCTCCAAGAAAACTAAAGAGGAG GTTGGGGAGTTTCGGGCTCACGCAGCAGAGTGGACAGCCAACGTGTCGGCAGAGTTCAAAGAGACCCGGAGGCGGCTCAGCGTTGACATCTATGACAAGTTCCAGCGTGCTGCGTCCATCAAGCGCAAGCTGTCATCCGAGCTAGGTATTAACGCATCCATCAACCAGGAAATGACCCCTTGCAAGAGGACGCTGTCGGCCAACCtgtgtgaggacagagaggctTATCACAACATGACTCTCTCCCTCAGTCCCGTCACCGGGTCCTTGGCCAGGAACGGCAGCCTCTACCTGAACGGCCTCAGCCCAGACTATGCTGACCGGCGGGAGATCGCCATCATCGAAAATCTGAAATGA